In the genome of Vicia villosa cultivar HV-30 ecotype Madison, WI linkage group LG7, Vvil1.0, whole genome shotgun sequence, one region contains:
- the LOC131617843 gene encoding protein JASON-like, which yields MLTFVKRGLGFLLRFFFRSVQAAMRCFFGFRESRHHLPEPLLVSTAPSRSTTTDAVISENRLCSLLSKEEKGNSARNAADEVSLNDEAKFLQACGVISGTPPEIRKTSTKLKVSPACDSEPSRFHSWLPNTSAEKLQLDVDSFEHTPSSFVFKAQDTQYDSPDYVEGSWTRSPQTAYKIRKNEAWTGTEAQKKNKSVRFESENDLVSYQSPPVDGHVQKNKSPNSQMPSNRSPYPTPLKLSDELQTPGTVYPASLDGLCDGKHRVRSQLVYTNCNAGENLLLTKLLEVQGLNPEHDSSELGVEQDHKLEASLSSWLEHAGNGEMESASDFEILKSADTPSIGAVPAELNEDEDSHLASPKAHEVNGIPNTTKKYKEDQKVKWHATPFEERLNKALSEEKHLSQRKLAFAKPVVFEDIEE from the exons ATGTTGACCTTCGTCAAGCGTGGATTAGGTTTTCTCCTCCGATTCTTCTTCCGTTCCGTTCAAGCTGCCATGAGGTGCTTCTTCGGATTCAGAGAGAGTCGTCATCACCTCCCTGAACCTCTTCTTGTTTCCACCGCACCTTCTCGCTCCACAACAACG GATGCGGTGATATCGGAGAATCGTTTGTGCTCTTTGTTATCGAAAG AAGAGAAAGGAAATTCAGCTAGGAATGCTGCTGATGAGGTTTCTCTGAACGATGAG GCAAAGTTTCTTCAAGCTTGTGGTGTGATATCAGGAACGCCTCCTGAAATTCGCAAAACATCCACGAAATTGAAAGTGTCACCCGCTTGCGATAGCGAACCTTCAAGGTTTCATTCCTGGCTTCCCAATACTTCTGCCGAGAAACTTCAgctggatgttgattcttttgaGCACACACCTAGCAG CTTTGTCTTCAAGGCCCAGGACACTCAATATGACTCTCCTGACTATGTGGAAGGGAGTTGGACTAGGAGTCCTCAAACTGCATATAAGATTAGAAAGAATGAAGCTTGGACAGGCACAGAGGCTCAGAAGAAGAACAAATCGGTGCGCTTTGAATCTGAGAATGATCTAGTATCTTATCAAAGCCCGCCAGTTGATGGTCATGTGCAAAAAAACAAGTCACCCAATAGCCAAATGCCAAGTAATCGATCACCTTATCCTACGCCATTGAAGTTATCTGACGAGCTGCAAACACCTGGAACCGTGTACCCTGCCTCATTAGATGGGCTATGCGATGGTAAGCATCGTGTTCGGTCACAATTAGTCTATACAAATTGCAACGCTGGTGAGAATCTCCTGCTGACCAAGTTACTTGAAGTGCAAGGTCTTAACCCTGAGCACGATTCAAGTGAGCTGGGTGTCGAGCAAGATCATAAGCTGGAAGCAAGTTTATCTTCTTGGTTAGAACATGCGGGAAACGGTGAAATGGAGTCTGCTTCTGATTTTGAGATCCTGAAATCTGCTGACACGCCTAGTATTGGGGCGGTTCCTGCTGAATTGAATGAAGATGAGGATTCTCATCTTGCTTCTCCTAAGGCGCACGAAGTCAATGGAATACCCAACACAACAAAGAAGTACAAGGAG GATCAGAAAGTTAAGTGGCATGCAACACCCTTTGAAGAGAGGCTGAATAAGGCATTATCTGAGGAGAAACATCTCTCTCAAAG GAAACTCGCATTTGCAAAACCAGTTGTATTTGAGGATATTGAGGAGTGA